A window of the Deltaproteobacteria bacterium genome harbors these coding sequences:
- a CDS encoding glycosyltransferase family 4 protein, translating into MRIGINGRFLAAKRTGVQRAAYNLIKALVRVDHVNEYYLFTSADQATNPDWNFPNVKVIAANIREGENFRNHLWEQFVLPRLAMRHQIDILHSPANLAPLLYRGKSIVHIHDLCFVVNPQWFSFSFRTLYNFVIPRLARRAAKVITNSNNSRNDLLQFCNLPAERVSQVYWAVDDLFTSRDREDNQPTDWNLNDYILYVGSLEPRKNIGTLLEAYELMRSRYPDLKPKLVLIGGESPLFAEVRLKVKKFKDDILFKGFVNDEMLRASYRHASIFVYPSLYEGFGLPPLEAMASGVPVVTTLTSSLPEVVGDAAMMVSPYNVEQLAETMANVLTKPELRRDMITKGKEQVRKFNWYRVARNTLAVYYEVYNAQPAAAGDSRQFLPFSVWRELRDLEARELPPATLTLS; encoded by the coding sequence ATGAGAATAGGCATCAACGGCAGATTCCTTGCCGCTAAACGTACCGGTGTTCAGAGAGCTGCGTACAATTTAATTAAGGCCCTGGTCCGCGTTGATCATGTGAACGAGTACTACCTCTTCACTTCTGCCGACCAAGCGACTAATCCTGACTGGAATTTTCCTAACGTCAAAGTCATCGCCGCGAACATTCGCGAGGGCGAAAACTTTCGCAATCATTTGTGGGAGCAGTTTGTGCTGCCACGCCTAGCTATGCGGCATCAAATTGACATTTTGCATTCACCGGCCAATCTAGCGCCGCTGCTTTATCGCGGCAAATCCATCGTCCATATTCATGATCTTTGTTTTGTCGTCAATCCACAGTGGTTCAGCTTCTCATTCCGGACCCTCTATAATTTTGTGATCCCCCGTCTCGCTAGACGCGCCGCCAAGGTCATCACCAACAGCAACAACTCACGCAACGACCTGCTGCAGTTTTGTAATTTACCCGCGGAGCGAGTCAGCCAAGTGTACTGGGCGGTGGACGATCTTTTCACTTCTAGGGATCGCGAGGATAATCAACCAACCGATTGGAATTTAAACGACTACATCTTGTATGTGGGCTCGCTCGAGCCACGTAAGAACATCGGCACGCTGCTCGAGGCCTACGAGCTCATGCGTAGTCGGTACCCCGACTTAAAGCCGAAGTTGGTGCTCATCGGGGGGGAGAGTCCGCTTTTTGCCGAAGTCCGGCTCAAGGTCAAAAAATTCAAGGACGACATCCTATTCAAGGGATTCGTCAACGATGAGATGCTCAGGGCCTCGTACCGGCATGCCAGCATTTTCGTTTACCCTAGTCTTTACGAAGGCTTTGGCTTGCCGCCGCTGGAAGCAATGGCAAGCGGGGTCCCCGTGGTCACCACGCTCACCTCGTCCCTTCCAGAGGTCGTGGGCGATGCAGCGATGATGGTAAGTCCTTATAATGTCGAGCAGCTTGCCGAAACGATGGCCAACGTACTGACCAAGCCCGAGCTGCGGCGGGATATGATCACCAAGGGCAAGGAACAAGTACGCAAATTTAACTGGTATCGTGTTGCGCGCAACACCTTGGCCGTTTATTACGAAGTCTACAACGCGCAGCCAGCGGCGGCTGGCGATTCACGGCAGTTTCTCCCGTTCTCGGTCTGGCGAGAACTGCGGGATCTCGAGGCCCGCGAATTGCCTCCCGCAACGCTCACGTTGTCATGA
- the asnS gene encoding asparagine--tRNA ligase: MQRERIALVLASGKPDTVITVCGWVRSKRESKNFAFLVLGDGSTQDNLQVIVDVGTQPSTQLPQCNTGAAISVRGVLRESPGKGQSVELLAQEITIFGGADPETYPLQKKGHTLEFLREIGHLRPRSNTFGAVFRVRNVLSYAVHEFFQSRGFVWAHTPIITANDCEGAGELFSVTTLDPNKLPRDDKGQIDYTKDFFGKKAHLTVSGQLEGEFMAMALGSIYTFGPTFRAENSNTTRHLAEFWMIEPEMAFADLDDDAKLAEDFLRAMCAAAVKHCQPELEFLEKQYKTITVAEIAKLAASPFTRITYTDAIAELKRAKVTFEFPIDWGKDMQSEHERYLTDTVFKGPVIVTDYPEQIKAFYMRLNDDGKTVAAMDVLAPRIGEIIGGSQREERLPLLEKRMAAMNIPTADLQWYLDLRRFGSAPHAGFGLGFERLVQYLTGMGNIRDVIACPRAPQLVAF, encoded by the coding sequence ATGCAACGCGAACGCATTGCCCTCGTTCTTGCCTCTGGCAAGCCTGACACCGTCATCACCGTCTGCGGCTGGGTCCGCAGCAAACGTGAGTCAAAAAACTTTGCCTTCCTCGTGCTTGGCGACGGCTCTACGCAAGACAACCTGCAGGTTATTGTCGACGTCGGCACCCAACCATCCACCCAGCTGCCCCAGTGTAATACGGGCGCAGCCATCAGCGTCCGCGGCGTCTTGCGCGAATCTCCCGGCAAAGGCCAATCGGTCGAACTTTTGGCGCAGGAGATTACCATCTTCGGCGGCGCCGACCCAGAGACCTACCCACTGCAAAAGAAGGGGCATACGCTCGAATTCTTGCGCGAGATAGGCCACCTGCGTCCGCGCTCGAATACCTTTGGTGCCGTGTTCCGCGTGCGCAACGTCCTGTCTTATGCCGTGCATGAGTTCTTTCAGAGTCGCGGCTTCGTCTGGGCTCACACTCCGATCATTACTGCCAACGATTGCGAAGGGGCGGGCGAACTATTTTCCGTGACGACTCTGGATCCCAATAAATTGCCGCGCGACGACAAAGGCCAGATTGACTACACTAAGGACTTTTTCGGCAAAAAGGCCCACCTCACCGTCTCCGGACAACTAGAAGGTGAGTTTATGGCGATGGCGCTTGGCTCCATCTATACCTTTGGACCGACCTTCCGCGCCGAAAACTCGAACACCACGCGGCACCTTGCTGAATTTTGGATGATCGAACCAGAGATGGCCTTTGCTGATCTCGATGATGATGCCAAACTGGCCGAGGATTTTCTGCGCGCCATGTGTGCCGCTGCCGTCAAACACTGCCAACCCGAACTTGAATTTTTGGAAAAGCAGTATAAGACCATCACCGTGGCCGAGATTGCTAAGCTCGCCGCATCACCCTTTACTCGTATCACCTATACCGATGCGATCGCCGAACTCAAAAGGGCCAAGGTCACCTTTGAATTCCCCATCGATTGGGGCAAAGACATGCAAAGCGAGCACGAGCGCTATCTGACTGACACTGTGTTCAAGGGCCCGGTGATCGTCACGGATTATCCCGAGCAAATTAAAGCGTTTTATATGCGCCTCAACGACGACGGCAAGACAGTGGCGGCCATGGATGTACTGGCGCCACGCATCGGCGAAATCATCGGTGGCAGCCAGCGCGAGGAGCGTCTGCCACTCCTCGAGAAACGCATGGCCGCCATGAATATCCCAACAGCTGATCTGCAGTGGTATCTGGATCTCAGACGGTTTGGCTCAGCGCCTCATGCGGGCTTTGGTCTGGGCTTTGAGCGTCTCGTTCAGTACCTGACTGGCATGGGTAACATTCGCGATGTGATCGCATGTCCACGAGCGCCGCAACTGGTCGCGTTTTAA
- the budA gene encoding acetolactate decarboxylase — protein MRTALSDGDFGVKMARHIYAALLLICSQMGIAEPGWIYQTAPIAAVMAGLYDGNASCSDVLRRGSNVGVGTFDHLDGEMIVVDGQVYAARQSGKVERLSACSTPFATVASFSADAKAEQLKNLDLAQIEAAVDARMPSLNTPVFIKISGDFAAVTLRVAPRQERPYPKLTEAVKKQPIFERARVTGTMVGFRMPSYVSGINVPGYHFHFISDDHTFAGHVFKLNLVSGAVTLEAARGLQLGIPSDQAFTHTNLAPVSDADVTKVERAHAGDTPPQSKN, from the coding sequence ATGCGTACGGCGCTAAGTGATGGAGACTTCGGAGTGAAAATGGCTCGGCATATTTACGCGGCATTGCTTTTAATCTGTTCCCAGATGGGGATAGCTGAACCGGGTTGGATTTACCAGACGGCACCTATCGCGGCGGTCATGGCAGGTCTCTACGACGGTAACGCCAGCTGTAGCGATGTCCTGAGGCGTGGGTCCAATGTCGGCGTTGGTACATTCGATCACCTAGACGGTGAGATGATCGTCGTCGACGGCCAAGTATACGCAGCACGTCAGTCCGGCAAGGTGGAGCGGTTAAGCGCGTGCTCCACACCATTTGCGACAGTTGCCAGTTTCAGTGCAGATGCCAAAGCAGAGCAACTGAAGAACCTAGACCTAGCCCAGATTGAGGCAGCAGTCGATGCGCGCATGCCAAGTCTAAATACACCTGTGTTTATAAAGATCAGTGGTGACTTCGCAGCTGTAACACTGCGCGTGGCACCTAGGCAAGAGCGCCCCTACCCCAAGCTCACGGAAGCCGTGAAGAAGCAGCCTATCTTTGAGCGAGCCCGGGTGACCGGGACTATGGTTGGTTTCCGCATGCCGTCTTATGTGTCGGGCATTAACGTGCCCGGCTACCACTTCCACTTTATCAGTGATGATCACACCTTTGCTGGTCACGTCTTCAAACTCAATTTGGTCAGCGGCGCTGTGACTCTCGAGGCTGCCCGTGGATTACAGCTAGGAATCCCTAGTGATCAAGCTTTCACCCACACAAATTTGGCACCAGTGTCGGATGCTGATGTTACTAAGGTGGAGCGTGCCCATGCAGGCGATACTCCACCTCAGTCAAAAAACTAG
- a CDS encoding endoglucanase translates to MVFLRCSAGLRLAVKLALSVSLLTASPSLASAATARTGGISLEHKEQHWPAPHHGLPHVVMTSSGFTITTAQGRTFKVPSDDTARDRFLTLWLQLHDPRNGYFSATDLPYHSAETLIVEAPDYGHLTTSETISYWAWLEAVYSRYTGDFSLLGYVYDRMEAYAVPKMQHGVGSYNPSSPAQYAPERDLPNEYPVQLNQGVQVGTDPIAKELAAAHGPEIYGMHWLIDTDNWYGYGHGTNPVPINTFQRGAMESVFLTVPHPSFDEFHFGAPDQGFLSLFAADPSGYKRQWRYTNAPDADARMVQATYIAMQAARASGDEQAVRSLAAKASKMGDYLRYSMFDKYFKATGCMRPDCTPGQGYDAAHYLMAWYYSWGGSHPQDQGSWSWRIGGSHAHFGYQNPFAAYILSQDQDFLPLSAHGAADWHQSLTRQLEFYQWLQAAEGAIAGGATNSWLGRYETPPAGQSQFYGLSFEPHPVYHNPNSNSWFGWQAWSMERVATYYQVSGDRSVEPLLTRWVNWVTAHVKLQDDGGYLIPSTLEWSGQPDSWDPQVPDHQRNRALHVRVTEYAEDVGIGTSLAKALASYAKGSRLHRQVESIQAATLAQELIDRTWNHYRDDKGVTNNETRADYKNFNAGVYIPPGYQGKLAHGAEAISNATFLSLRPQYRQDNEFSKVQNYLNGGPAPIFRYHRFWAEVEAAVAFAN, encoded by the coding sequence ATGGTTTTCTTGCGCTGCAGTGCAGGGCTTCGCCTTGCCGTAAAGCTTGCCTTATCTGTCTCTCTCCTCACCGCCTCGCCGTCGCTTGCTTCGGCCGCGACAGCGCGGACTGGGGGCATCAGCCTCGAGCATAAGGAGCAGCATTGGCCGGCTCCACATCACGGGCTGCCGCATGTGGTGATGACGTCGTCTGGTTTTACCATCACGACGGCGCAGGGCCGCACGTTTAAGGTACCCAGTGACGACACCGCTAGGGACCGGTTCCTTACTCTTTGGCTACAGCTACACGATCCACGAAATGGCTACTTCAGTGCGACTGACCTACCTTATCATTCGGCCGAGACGCTCATCGTTGAAGCGCCCGACTACGGGCATTTAACGACGAGCGAAACGATAAGCTACTGGGCATGGCTCGAAGCTGTCTACAGTCGCTACACTGGCGACTTTAGTCTGCTCGGTTACGTTTATGACCGCATGGAGGCCTACGCAGTTCCAAAAATGCAGCACGGTGTAGGCTCCTACAACCCGTCCTCTCCTGCGCAGTATGCACCTGAACGCGACCTACCTAACGAGTACCCAGTACAACTGAATCAGGGTGTGCAAGTTGGTACTGATCCGATCGCCAAAGAGCTTGCTGCGGCCCACGGGCCAGAAATTTATGGCATGCATTGGTTGATCGATACAGACAACTGGTACGGCTATGGTCACGGTACCAACCCGGTGCCGATTAACACCTTTCAGCGCGGTGCTATGGAGTCCGTATTTCTTACGGTGCCCCATCCCTCGTTTGATGAATTTCACTTTGGTGCACCAGATCAGGGCTTTTTAAGCTTATTCGCTGCTGATCCTAGTGGCTATAAACGGCAGTGGCGCTACACCAACGCACCTGATGCTGATGCACGCATGGTGCAAGCGACCTATATCGCTATGCAAGCAGCGCGTGCCAGCGGTGATGAGCAGGCGGTACGCTCACTCGCTGCTAAGGCGAGTAAGATGGGCGATTACCTGCGCTATTCTATGTTTGATAAGTACTTCAAGGCGACGGGCTGTATGCGTCCGGATTGCACCCCTGGTCAGGGCTACGACGCCGCCCATTATTTAATGGCTTGGTACTACTCGTGGGGTGGCTCGCATCCTCAGGATCAGGGCTCATGGTCATGGCGTATTGGTGGCAGTCATGCGCACTTTGGTTATCAAAATCCTTTTGCTGCCTACATCTTGAGTCAAGATCAAGATTTCCTGCCGCTTTCGGCCCATGGTGCTGCCGATTGGCATCAGAGTCTGACGCGTCAACTTGAATTCTATCAATGGTTGCAAGCGGCCGAAGGCGCCATCGCTGGTGGCGCCACCAATAGCTGGCTTGGCCGCTACGAGACGCCTCCTGCTGGTCAGAGCCAGTTTTACGGCCTGAGCTTCGAGCCCCATCCGGTCTACCATAATCCCAATTCCAATAGTTGGTTTGGTTGGCAGGCTTGGTCGATGGAACGAGTGGCAACTTATTATCAAGTGAGCGGTGACCGATCGGTCGAGCCATTGCTGACACGCTGGGTCAACTGGGTAACCGCTCACGTCAAACTTCAAGATGATGGCGGGTATCTGATTCCATCGACTCTTGAGTGGAGCGGACAACCCGACTCGTGGGATCCGCAGGTCCCTGATCATCAGCGCAATCGCGCGCTGCATGTGCGGGTGACTGAGTATGCTGAGGACGTTGGTATAGGCACGAGCTTAGCCAAGGCTTTAGCAAGTTACGCCAAAGGCTCGCGTCTGCACCGCCAAGTGGAGTCCATACAGGCTGCGACGTTGGCACAAGAACTCATCGACCGTACCTGGAATCACTACCGCGACGACAAAGGCGTCACCAACAACGAGACGCGCGCCGATTACAAAAACTTCAATGCCGGTGTCTATATCCCGCCCGGCTATCAGGGTAAATTAGCGCACGGCGCTGAGGCCATAAGTAATGCCACGTTCCTGAGTCTTCGGCCGCAGTACCGTCAGGACAATGAATTTAGCAAAGTGCAAAACTACTTGAACGGCGGCCCGGCACCGATTTTCCGCTATCACCGGTTTTGGGCCGAGGTCGAAGCGGCCGTGGCCTTCGCCAATTGA
- a CDS encoding serine protease, with product MIDEALRIKIAPVTLSLLLISGCEVSSAEQSHLKIRSGQEVTWQQEGPEAKSTVGLIIQDSFGRESTCSAALIGPDLLVTAAHCVYGYAGVTAFFGLDRDTAIARRQLNPAAAVAIHPDYKAQGPEIAPHDIAVLKLKSAAPSNYEPIALAASTANLEPGTQVLLAGYGITELGRDSGTLRYTMATYTGSDAQGRLQINDPWRRGACSGDSGGPLYHEEDGRYVVAGVLSGGPIPCRGVNFYTAVAEHLDFVKEAQIALDH from the coding sequence ATGATTGATGAAGCATTAAGGATTAAGATCGCCCCCGTAACTCTCTCGTTACTATTAATATCTGGCTGCGAAGTTTCATCGGCAGAGCAAAGTCATCTCAAAATCCGTAGTGGTCAAGAGGTAACCTGGCAACAAGAGGGCCCAGAGGCCAAATCGACAGTAGGGCTGATTATTCAGGATTCCTTTGGACGCGAGTCGACTTGTAGTGCCGCGCTCATAGGTCCTGACCTACTCGTGACTGCGGCTCACTGTGTGTATGGCTATGCCGGGGTAACGGCATTTTTCGGCTTGGATCGTGACACTGCGATCGCGAGACGGCAACTCAACCCAGCCGCTGCCGTTGCGATCCATCCTGATTACAAAGCACAAGGCCCTGAAATCGCGCCGCACGACATCGCTGTGCTCAAACTTAAATCCGCAGCTCCGAGCAACTACGAACCAATCGCACTAGCTGCAAGTACCGCCAATCTAGAGCCCGGAACTCAGGTGCTGCTCGCAGGCTACGGCATCACCGAACTAGGACGCGACAGTGGCACTTTGCGCTATACCATGGCCACTTATACCGGTAGCGATGCACAAGGTCGCCTGCAAATTAACGATCCGTGGCGCCGCGGCGCATGTAGCGGTGATTCCGGTGGGCCCCTCTACCATGAGGAGGATGGACGTTACGTGGTCGCCGGCGTCTTGTCAGGAGGGCCAATTCCGTGCCGCGGTGTTAACTTCTACACCGCGGTAGCGGAACATTTGGACTTTGTTAAAGAGGCGCAGATCGCTTTAGATCACTAA
- a CDS encoding phospholipid carrier-dependent glycosyltransferase produces MSAGSQAAWQNRLPWLVVIGSAIACFFQLGDHGLKMWDETRHAEAAWQMLQRGDYIDYYFDDVRDDWLAKPPLGVWLIALAYRLLGFNEWALRTPSALAGVGIITLTYALVRLYRSATLAALVALVLMLCRGIVGHHMARSGDLDAVYVLTAMAMIYLFQLAEVRGKRWLLPLAGLCGGLCFMTKGFMMGIFLPGLGLYVLLSGQLVRLLKDWLFWLGTLIMGAAIGGWYLAVKRLGTPFANSQYGVDAWDVMVNYDIFRRYTEKLEGNNTTSWFVMEALDIRFGPWLYLLILLLLYLGWQHRSTTRQILSGIWNYLRADHLMLLSLCMVIPTCALFASSATKFNWYVAITIPFLAILTVVLADMAAKIDKRVWRLFALVTVIGVGGQLQYLFQPEHGLSHEVLQHSDEVMQARHIYAARQPLFNTRLALKWRGRQIELATDDVLLRPRTSVSPKIDRMDELSGGYSLLLKPAAVD; encoded by the coding sequence TTGAGCGCCGGATCGCAGGCAGCGTGGCAAAATCGATTACCCTGGTTAGTGGTGATCGGTAGCGCGATTGCATGCTTTTTCCAGCTCGGTGATCATGGGCTTAAGATGTGGGACGAGACGCGTCACGCCGAGGCGGCATGGCAGATGCTGCAGCGTGGTGACTACATCGATTACTATTTTGACGATGTGCGCGACGACTGGCTGGCTAAACCGCCTTTGGGTGTTTGGCTCATTGCTCTTGCTTATCGATTACTCGGCTTTAACGAGTGGGCTCTGCGCACCCCGTCGGCCTTAGCTGGCGTAGGCATCATTACGCTCACCTATGCACTAGTGCGGCTCTATCGCAGTGCGACGCTGGCAGCGTTAGTCGCGCTGGTCCTGATGCTCTGTCGCGGGATCGTTGGTCATCATATGGCGCGTAGCGGCGATCTCGACGCTGTCTACGTGCTCACGGCCATGGCGATGATTTACCTATTTCAGCTGGCCGAAGTACGCGGCAAGCGCTGGCTATTGCCACTCGCCGGACTGTGCGGTGGCCTCTGTTTCATGACTAAGGGTTTTATGATGGGCATATTTCTGCCCGGTCTAGGACTCTATGTCCTGTTGAGTGGGCAGCTCGTGCGTCTACTCAAGGACTGGCTCTTTTGGCTCGGGACTCTCATCATGGGAGCGGCCATAGGTGGTTGGTATTTGGCGGTGAAAAGACTGGGCACCCCCTTTGCGAACAGTCAATACGGCGTCGATGCATGGGACGTTATGGTCAACTACGACATCTTCCGCCGCTACACGGAAAAGCTCGAGGGCAACAACACCACATCATGGTTCGTCATGGAGGCGCTGGATATCAGATTTGGGCCCTGGCTTTATCTTCTGATACTCCTACTACTCTATCTAGGCTGGCAGCACCGTTCGACCACGCGTCAAATACTTAGTGGCATATGGAATTATCTGCGCGCTGATCATCTGATGCTGCTCAGCCTGTGTATGGTGATACCTACGTGCGCCCTCTTCGCATCGTCTGCGACCAAGTTTAACTGGTACGTCGCCATCACAATTCCCTTTCTGGCTATATTGACCGTCGTGCTTGCAGACATGGCAGCCAAAATCGATAAGCGCGTGTGGCGGTTATTTGCTCTCGTCACGGTGATTGGTGTGGGTGGTCAGCTGCAGTACCTCTTTCAGCCGGAGCACGGCCTCTCCCACGAAGTGTTGCAGCACAGCGATGAAGTGATGCAAGCACGCCATATTTACGCCGCGCGTCAACCACTCTTCAATACACGTCTCGCTCTCAAGTGGCGCGGCCGCCAGATCGAACTCGCCACAGATGACGTACTGCTAAGGCCTCGCACGTCAGTCAGCCCTAAGATCGACCGCATGGACGAGCTGAGTGGTGGTTATAGCTTACTGCTTAAGCCTGCGGCGGTGGATTGA